In Methanobacterium bryantii, the following proteins share a genomic window:
- a CDS encoding tRNA (N(6)-L-threonylcarbamoyladenosine(37)-C(2))-methylthiotransferase — MKVYIDTFGCTFNQGDSQIMAGLLQEDNAQLVSKMEDADVIILNTCYVKQPTEQKVINRIKKVQEQFPDKKLIISGCMVEIDPDKLKKAAPSAGWIGPRQIKSTIDVVKSCMNDKTSRITGHSDDIKAGLLKIRFNPFVHISQICEGCVGRCTYCCTRFARGKLQSYPVEDIKKEIESAVEDGCVEIQLTAQDTAAYGMDTGGKLSELIKEITTIPGDFRLRVGMMHPKSMMRDLDELIEVFMHKNVYNFMHIPIQSGSDPVLNHMGRDHTVVQYKDIISKVREKIPEISIATDIIVGYPTETDEDFEDTLKLIGDIKPNFIHISKYRHRPKAISSSMPEIDHNIMKKRSKALNDLKSKILYQNNLAEIGKVYEILITEKGSKGGYIGRTDSYKHVVIENGEIGTFVKVKIDEVTSTYLKGTIYDN; from the coding sequence ATGAAAGTTTATATTGATACATTTGGTTGTACATTTAATCAGGGTGACTCACAGATAATGGCTGGGCTTCTGCAGGAAGACAATGCCCAGCTAGTTTCAAAGATGGAAGATGCAGACGTGATCATACTTAACACATGTTATGTTAAACAGCCGACAGAACAGAAGGTTATAAACAGGATTAAGAAGGTTCAGGAGCAGTTTCCAGATAAAAAGTTGATAATTTCTGGATGTATGGTGGAAATTGATCCAGATAAACTTAAAAAAGCTGCACCTTCTGCTGGATGGATTGGACCGCGTCAAATTAAATCGACTATAGATGTTGTGAAGTCATGCATGAATGATAAAACTTCAAGGATTACAGGTCATAGTGATGACATAAAGGCAGGCCTTCTAAAGATACGTTTCAATCCATTTGTACATATATCTCAAATATGTGAGGGATGTGTTGGAAGATGCACTTACTGCTGTACAAGGTTTGCAAGGGGAAAACTCCAGAGCTATCCAGTTGAAGATATAAAGAAAGAGATTGAAAGCGCAGTAGAGGATGGATGTGTTGAAATTCAACTCACGGCTCAAGATACAGCTGCATATGGGATGGATACTGGAGGAAAACTTTCGGAACTTATAAAAGAGATAACTACGATTCCTGGTGATTTCAGGTTAAGAGTTGGAATGATGCACCCAAAGAGCATGATGAGAGATCTAGATGAGTTAATCGAGGTTTTTATGCATAAAAATGTCTATAACTTCATGCATATCCCTATTCAAAGCGGCAGCGACCCTGTATTAAATCATATGGGTCGTGATCACACAGTTGTACAGTATAAAGATATAATATCAAAAGTCAGGGAAAAAATACCCGAGATTTCTATAGCTACAGATATAATAGTGGGCTATCCAACAGAAACTGATGAAGACTTTGAAGACACCTTAAAGTTAATTGGAGATATTAAGCCAAATTTTATTCATATTTCGAAATACAGGCACAGGCCAAAGGCTATATCATCTTCAATGCCTGAAATAGATCATAACATTATGAAAAAAAGGTCTAAAGCACTGAATGATCTTAAATCAAAGATACTTTACCAGAACAACCTTGCAGAAATCGGAAAAGTTTATGAAATTTTAATAACAGAAAAAGGTAGTAAGGGCGGTTACATTGGAAGGACAGATTCTTACAAGCATGTAGTCATAGAAAACGGTGAAATTGGTACTTTTGTTAAGGTAAAGATAGATGAAGTTACGAGTACCTATTTAAAGGGAACTATTTATGATAACTAA